The Thunnus thynnus chromosome 22, fThuThy2.1, whole genome shotgun sequence genome includes a window with the following:
- the abce1 gene encoding ATP-binding cassette sub-family E member 1, whose protein sequence is MADKNTRIAIVNHDKCKPKKCRQECKKSCPVVRMGKLCIEVTPQSKIAWISESLCIGCGICVKKCPFGALSIVNLPSNLEKETTHRYCANSFKLHRLPIPRPGEVLGLVGTNGIGKSTALKILAGKQKPNLGKFDNPPDWQEILTYFRGSELQNYFTKILEDDLRAIVKPQYVDQIPKTVKGSVGAILSRKDDTETQDLVCQQLDLSHLRERNVEDLSGGELQRFACAVVCIQRADIFMFDEPSSYLDVKQRLKAAITIRSLITPDRYIIVVEHDLSVLDYLSDFICCLYGVPSAYGVVTMPFSVREGINIFLDGYVPTENLRFRETSLVFKVAETANEEEVKRLRHYQYPDMAKTMGEFTLEIKGGEFTDSEIMVMLGENGTGKTTFIRMLAGGLKPDGGGDIPILNVSYKPQTISPKFKGSVRALLHEKIRDAYTHPQFITDVMKPMQIESIIDQDVQNLSGGELQRVALTLCLGKPADVYLIDEPSAYLDSEQRLMAARVIKRYILHAKKTAFVVEHDFIMATYLADRVIVFDGIPSKMTSANTPQGLLAGMNRFLALLEITFRRDPNNFRPRINKLNSIKDTEQKKSGNYFFLDD, encoded by the exons gtaaACTGTGTATCGAGGTGACACCACAGAGTAAGATTGCCTGGATCTCAGAGTCTCTGTGTATAGGCTGCGGCATCTGCGTCAAG AAATGTCCGTTCGGAGCTTTGTCGATTGTCAACCTGCCCAGCAACCTGGAGAAGGAAACCACACACAGATACTGCGCCAACTCCTTCAAACTGCACCG gctgcCGATCCCCAGGCCGGGGGAGGTTCTGGGGCTGGTGGGGACCAACGGTATCGGCAAGTCCACAGCTCTGAAGATCCTGGCTGGAAAACAGAAACCCAACCTGGGCAAGTTCGAT AATCCTCCAGACTGGCAGGAGATCCTGACCTACTTTAGAGGCTCCGAGCTGCAGAACTACTTCACCAAAATCCTGGAGGACGACCTGCGGGCCATCGTCAAGCCGCAGTACGTCGACCAGATCCCAAAGACTGTcaag GGGTCAGTAGGGGCCATCCTGAGCAGGAAAGacgacacagaaacacaggacCTGGTCTGTCAACAGCTcg ATCTGAGTCACCTGCGGGAGAGGAACGTGGAGGATCTGTCcggaggggagctgcagaggtTCGCCTGCGCCGTCGTCTGCATCCAGAGAGCCGACAT TTTCATGTTTGACGAACCGTCCAGTTACCTGGATGTGAAACAGAGGCTGAAGGCCGCCATCACCATCCGCTCACTCATCACTCCGGACAG gtacATCATCGTGGTCGAACACGACCTGAGTGTGCTGGACTACCTGTCCGACTTCATCTGCTGTCTGTACGGAGTCCCCAGCGCCTACGGAGTCGTCACCATGCCCTTCAGCGTCCGAgagg GCATCAACATCTTCCTGGACGGTTACGTTCCTACGGAGAATCTCAGGTTTCGCGAGACCTCGTTGGTCTTCAAGGTGGCTGAAACGGCCAACGAGGAGGAAGTGAAGAGACTCAGGCACTACCAG TATCCAGACATGGCGAAGACGATGGGCGAGTTCACGCTGGAGATCAAAGGAGGAGAGTTCACGGACTCTGAGATCATGGTGATGCTGGGAGAGAACG GCACAGGGAAGACGACCTTCATCAGGATGCTGGCTGGAGGACTCAAACCTGACGGTGGAG gtGATATTCCCATCCTGAACGTCAGCTACAAGCCTCAGACCATCAGCCCCAAGTTTAag ggCAGCGTCAGAGCTCTGCTGCACGAGAAGATCCGAGACGCCTACACACATCCTCAGTTCATCACCGACGTCATGAAGCCGATGCAGATAGAAAGCATCATAGACCAGGAT GTGCAGAACCTGTCTGGTGGTGAGCTGCAGAGAGTCGCTCTCACTCTGTGTTTGGGGAAACCGGCTGACGTTTATCTGATTGACGAACCTTCGGCCTACCTGGACTCCGAGCAGAGATTGATGGCCGCCAGAGTCATCAAGAG GTACATCCTCCACGCCAAGAAGACGGCGTTCGTGGTAGAACACGACTTCATCATGGCGACCTACCTGGCCGACAGGGTCATTGTGTTTGACGGTATTCCCTCCAAGATGACCTCCGCTAACAC TCCGCAGGGTCTGTTAGCGGGGATGAACCGGTTTCTGGCGCTGCTGGAAATCACGTTCAGAAGAGACCCGAACAACTTCAGACCGCGAATCAACAAGCTCAACTCCAtcaag GACACGGAGCAGAAGAAGAGCGGGAACTATTTCTTCCTGGACGACTAA